Genomic DNA from Gimesia aquarii:
CCGTAACGGAATTCTCTTGTTAAATCATTATTTGCATCTGGTGAAGTATGAAGGCGAAACCTGGACGCGTGAGATGATTGCCAGAGCCGGTCAAGAGCGACTGGCGCCCGTACTCATGACGGCACTCACCTCAGGAATTGGTTTGGTTCCGTTGGCATTATCGCAAGGGGAAGCGGGGAAAGAGATATTGTACCCGGTGGCAACCGTGATCATTGGAGGTTTACTCAGTAGTACGATTCTGGAATTTTTTATTCGTCCGGCGTTGTTCTGGACTTTTGGACGAGGAGCGGGAGCCAAAATTGTAGCCCAAAGTGCGGATGATATTCCATTGATAGAAGAACAGGAAGAAGTTCTCACATCTGCTTAGCAGGAAGCATACTGACCATAATATACAAAGAGTTTTATGACAAACAAAAACGAAATTACATTTTTGAAAAAAGGATTTGACTGATGAAAAATAAATTTGCAGCTCTCTCAATTGTGCTACTTACTCTGGTGAATCTTACGTTGGCAGGTTGCAATACCAACATAGATCAAGGGAAAACATTTGATGAAGCGGCGCCAGAAGACGTGACAATGAAAGAGGACGATCACGGGCACGATCATCCCAGTGAGGGACCACATCACGGTTCTTTGATTGAATTAGGAAAGGAAGCCTACCATGCTGAGTTGGTGCACGATGAAAAAAATGGTTCTGTCACGATTTATATTTTAGATGGCACTGCCAAAAAGAGTGTATCTATTAAAGCCGAAAGGCTTTTAATCAATGCTAAGCATGATGGCAAAGGGCAACAGTTTACTCTAGCTGCTTCTCCAGAGTCGACAGATCCTGAGGGGCAATCTTCTCGGTTCAGCACGCAAGAGAAAGCCCTCGAAAAACTTTTACATGAAGACGATGCGACGGCACGACTCGTGTTAGAAATCGATGGTAAGTCTTATAACGGAGAAATTCATGCACACGATCATGACCATGATCACTAGCCGGTTGATTTAGAAAGAATACGGAAGGTAATGCCGTTCAATCCTGGTTGAGCGGCATTTTTTATTAGTTGATCATCGATTCAGGGTGAAGGCTTTCTTTTTAAAATAATTCGCAAATATACGATTTTAGCTGCACGGAATGTCGTGTTCTTCCCACAAATAGTGCTGACAATAGAGACAAACAGGCCTGTAATTTTACTCATTTCAAACAAATCGAACCTCATGGAGATAAATTTAATGTATCGTTTATTTGCTTTATGTTTTGCTGTGGGCCTGATGTTTTTAACTGATACTGCGTTTGCTGATACCTCACCTGAAGATCTTGCTTCCCGTTGTGTCAGCAAAGTCAATGGTATTGTTGATCGTTGTCAGAATGCGGCAGCTGAAGAAACGGTAGAGTGCGTCAGAAAAATCCGTCAATTGTTGGCTGCGGGACGAGAAGATGCGGCTCACGATGTGGCTCGGAAATGTATTCGGTCCGCGACTACACGCACAGAAAACTGTGCGAAACGTGTGAATCGAATTTGTAATGCTTGTATTGATGAACTATTGGAACTGGGGGTACCACAACTTGCTCGCCGACTCAATAACGTTTGTGAAGATGCCATTTCGGATTTACGTACTACTTTGCAACGCGAGAAAAATGCGATACGAATTGCGTTAGGAGGCTAAGCGAAGAGATACAATTTCTTGTGAATCGTCCGTGAACCACATATGATGAATAATGTGGTTCACGGTTTTTATTCATTTCAATTTTGGAACTCAGATAGATTTGAAGAATTTTGCTGTTTTGATGGCAAATGAAAAAATCACTTTATGACATCAACTGATTTTCCTCTTTTAAACGATCCACCCAGTGATGTGCCAGTCAGGCAAGCGTCGAAGGAACGTCGAAGCGTCAGGCAGCAAGAGGCCATTGGAAATCAGCAAGTGCCTCAGAAGAAAGTAAATAAAAACGCACAATCCGAAGCTCATTCCGAATCAGTTATTCAGGAAGAGCATCATTTTATCTTGCAATTACTCAAGCGTGATCCGTGTGCCTGGCGCGATTTTGTGAGCCGCTATGATAAGCTGATTATAAGTCGAATTCTTTCTACCTGTCGTGAGTTTGGAATGAATCCGCTACCAGATCTCGTTGAAGATTGTGGAGCGGAAGTCATGGCGGCGTTGTTTCAAGGTGATATGCGGGGACTGCGTCAGTTTCAAGGACGCAGTAAACTATCCACCTGGCTGGGAGTGATTACGCGACGGACGACATTGAATTTTTTGCGTCATCATCAGCAGACTGCAAAGAAAATACAGCCGAATGACAGTCAATTTGATATTGCTACGATTCCTGATAAGCCTTTGCAGGAGACTCATCCAGTTGAGGCAGATGAGCGTGTGCAAATTCAGAGTTGTATGAATCAATTGAAGCAAACAGATCGTCAGGTTTTAGTGTTGTACTTTGATCAGAAGTTGAGTTATGCGGAGATTGGCCAGGTGCTTGGGATTTCAGAAAATGCAGTTGGTCCTAAACTGCATCGTGCACAACAAAGATTGAAAAAGTTAGTGAGAACAAGAAACAAACAGATATGAATCAGCAAAACACTCACATCCTGACATTAATCAAGCTACTGGAAGGCCACCTTTCCGTAGCAGAAGGGATGTCAGTGCGTGAACAATTGGCTTCCGATTCTGTTTTATTGCAACATTGGAAAACGCTTTCGAGTCTTTATAAAAAACCAATGTCTCCCACAGGGTCTTCGGAAACAGAATTTGATTTAGTTGATTCTGAACTCGTTGCCGCATTTGTAGAAGAAAGAATGAGTTTTGAAGAACAGCACTCATTCGAATCATCTTGTTGGAATGATACAGCGGTTCTCCGTGAAGTGATTTCAGCATATCAGTCAGCACATTTAGACTCTACTTATCCTGACATTACAAACAAGTTTTCAAAGCATTCTTTGCAGGCTTCAAAACGTATGCTTGATTTTGCTTTGGAGCAATGTAATCACATTGATTTCGAACATCCTGACGGGGACTATTTACAGGAAATAGAAACACCTCAGCAGTCGGTTCAGAATTTAGCTTTAATTGATCCTGTCGAACTTGAAGTAAAAGAGGAATTTATAAATGCACCTCAGCGATATCCACATTCAAAACGTCGCTTTCAAATAGAATATGTGAAGCTAAAGCCAAGTCAACGCTGGCTCTATGTGGTTGTGGCTATTGTAGTGGTTGTCATTGCTCTTCCAGCATATTTGCTATTTGTTGATCACGACGAGAGCACGTCAATTACTAAGAACCCTACTCCCGAAAATTCCGTTCCTGTACGAGATCATCGCTCTCTTAGCACAGATCAAAATCCTAACCTTGTACCAGTCCCTGAGCCGACTCCTCAACTGACAAAAGGTCCTGAAACAAAGAAATCCCTTGACTCTCCACAAAATTCACCAGACTCAATTGTCAAAACTCCTTCAATGGACAAGGAAGACATCGAAGAACCGATCATGGCAAGAAAATATTTGCCTGATGAGACGATTGTTAAAGTTGATTTGCAAGTTGCCTGGACCCGACTTGCTGGTATTTCCGGTTATCGAACCGATGCCACCTTACCCTGGAAAGGAATTCTGTCTGGTGTTTCTAAAAAAAACCAGAATACACAAAAAGGTGTTTTAAACGTGGTTGATGCTAATAAGAAGTTCATGGTACGCACATTGCCATTCAGCTGGCTACAAGGGAAAGTGGAACTGAGATCAAATGAATCAGTGGCTAATCATTCAAGCCGGGAGATTGTAGCAGACGCCAATTCGGAAATTCAGCTAGCCATTCAAGGAGTTCGGCAACCGAATACAGCAAATCAATCTGATAACGAATCTGGTCCAATGCGCGCGTTGATTGATTTGGAATTACACTCTGGCAAAGTTGCTTTCACACAACTTCAAGCAGGTGATACATTGCGATACCGAGAGGGGCAACTGGAATGGACCGTTCAAGCCAAACAAGAAGGTACTTCGTTCGGACTCATTCAAAGCGACGAGCATGGTAAAGATTTAATTATTTTCTCAGGAGAAGTTCATGTTATATCGGTTTCAGAACAGCAAGAGATTCTATTGAAGGCAGACCAGATGGTTGTATTGAGCGGTCAGGGTTTTAGTACACCTTCAAAAGCGACACAAAAACAGCGTTGGCTGAAAGGTCCAGTAAAATCATTGAGGTTAAGTAAAGCGTTTATCGAACGCATGAATCAAAGTGATGATCTAATGACAGCACTCTTATCTGCTTCTCCGATTGGATCTGGTAGCAACATTCTGATTAGTACCAATCTCGGTTTCTCACTTGATCCGATTGATTCGGTTCCTCGGGCAGCATTTTCAAAGTCAGAAGTTCAACGGGTTGCAGCCATCAATTGGTTAGTTGCTGCGCAAGATAATCAGACGACGCGGACAGTCTGGAATAAAATTGGTATGACTGGTAATGTTACTCAATCAACGCTTTCAGTGCGTACCTGGTTTCGAGTTGCACAGGGGAAAGCCCCAAGAGACCAAAAGTTTTTGCGAGAGCTTTCTACAGGTTTAGAGGCGACTCAGCCTCTATTCGTACGGCAATGTTCGATTTATTTTCTACGACAGATCACTCGACAACGTCTTGCAGAATATGATCCGAACCGACCAACCAAAGCGGCCATTAACAGCGTTCGACAGAAAGCCCGCCGCGCAACTGGTAACAACAATCGGCGTCGGCCATGATTTCTGTGAAAAGAAAAGTGAAATCCGAGTCATAGGTGAGAAATTACACGAATATTCAAACGTGTTAGACACTGAGTCGTTCATCAGGTTATAATTACCGCTCTGTAGGTCAAGATCTGCTTCAAACTCAGTCTAAATCGACGATATCAGGTAGAATTAATTGTTGCTGTGACTAGTATCAAGCGTAATACAATAAGCTGATCAACTGTCACATGTTTTTGTGAATCTGATTCGACGTGAGCATTCTGCCACTCACCCTTTACAAAACAGTCAGAAATACCTGATATTCTTCAAGAGCCACGGTCTTGTTATAAACAGTTATTATTGTATCGCTATAAGTTATGATTGATTGATGGGTGTTCGATTGACATCACAAACGGAAAACACTGAAACCAGCAGCCAGCAGACTAAAAGACGCCACACAAAAACCGTCTTGGGGATTGTTTGTCTTTGTATTATTGCCTTCGGACTGATTTGGGGAAAATCGAGCTGGATTCAATTTTGTCAGTGGCAAGCTGAAAGAAGTCTACTGGATCGTAAAGTCGATCTCGCATTGAGTTGGGGCTTAAGAGCCTACCAGACTGACTCTCAGAACGCTGATACTTTGTTGATCTTAGCACGTGCTCATCGACGAGCTCGCGAAATTGACAATTCAATCGAATATTTAAAGAAGTTACATCAGATCACCGGCCCTTCTGAAGATTTAAAACGAGAGCAGTGGCTTGTAGAAGCCCAAGTGGGAGACATCAATAATCTGGAGCAAAATCTGGCAGACTTGCTGATCGATCCGAAAGGGAATGCTCAAGACATTTGCGAAACGTTTGTAAATAGTTGTATTTTGAATTATCGATTTCCGGAAGCCTTAAAAGTTTTAGAACTCTGGCAAGCAGATTTTCCCGACGATCCACTCCCCCACTACTATCGTGGTCGCATATTAGAGCACAAAGGCTCTTGGGACGGAGCTGAAAAGGAATTCATATCAGCCTTAAAAATTGCACCTGACAATGTTCCTGCTGCCTATAATTTAGCGCGTGTGAAATTATCACAGAATCAAGTTGATCAAGCGCTCGAGAATTATCGAATCTGCACGCAAAATCAAAAAGGACACACAGCGGCCCTAGTGGGGATTGCTCGTTGTTTACGGATGAAACAAAATATTGATGGAGCAAGACTGATATTGCAGGAAGCACAGGGAATTCCAGAAAAGCAAAGACTCAAAGATTTTCGAGATGTCGGAGATCCAGCTCATGTTGCCAGAAATGCAGTCCTTTTGGAGCTGGGGCAATTGGAACTATCGTCTGGAAATTACGAAAAAGCGGCAACATATTTAGAAAAATCGCTTGAGCTCAATTCGAAAGATCGAAAATCACGGCTGGCATTAGCGAATGCCTATCGAGGGCTGGGCGATCTTGAGAAAGCGGAACAGCAAATCCAGATTGTCGAAACAACACAAAAGGCGATCAAGCGTATGGACGAATGCTTTGACCTGCTTCAAAAAGACTCAAAAAATGCCGATCTGCGAGCAGAAATCGGCCAGATATTCTTAGAACACATTTCTGAAAATCAGGGAATCGTATGGTTAAAAAATGCTTTGTACTATGATCCAAAACATCAACAAGCCAAACAGGCTTTGGAAAAGTATTATGCAGAGCAAGGTTCTGAACCGAATAGGTAAATTTATTCGGAACGCGTTTTTTATTGGGATCAATTCTAGAGGTGCCTCCATCCAATTTTCCGTTATTATTCTTGTTTTGTTATGCGTTTTGAGCGGTTGTACTTCCAAAACACCGATGAGTCAGCCAACTGATGGGAAGCGGGCAGGAACGAGACGTTCGGAACCAGCTACCATTGATTTTGTGGATGTTACAGACTCCCTGGGTGTTGATTTCAAATACCAGAATGACGAACAAGCAAAGCACTATACGATTTTAGAATCAATCGGAGGCGGAGTTGCCATCTGGGACTTTGATCTCAATGGGCACGAAGATCTTTTTTTTCCTGGCGGTGGTACTTTTCTCAAAGGAAAGAAAATAGTTGGATCTCCGTCCGTTCTGTTTAGTCAGATGTCTGCGGGCAGGTTTGAGAATGCAAGCCTTAATTCCAAGATCGCACCAAGTCGATTTTACTCACATGGATGTACGGTCGCAGATTTTGATAATGATGGTTTTCCTGACATTGTTGTCACTGGCTATGGTGGAATTCTCTGTTGGCATAACTCTGGTGACGGAACCTTCGAGGAAATTTCGCAGCAATCAGGTCTGATTGACCCAAGTTGGAGTACCTCTGCCGGGTGGGGAGATTTGAACGGTGATGGTTATTTAGATTTGTATCTGGCCCATTATGTCGATTGGACGTTCGAAAATCATCCGTTGTGTGCTGATTCTTCCGGACGGAAGGACGTATGCCCTCCTCGCCGATTTACAGGTCTCGATGATCGTGTTTTTTTTAGCAACGCAGATGGTACATTTCGCGATGCGACTCAAGAGGCAGGCTTAGTGTCCAATGGCAAAGGTCTGGGGGTAGTCCTCGGAGATGTTGACAATGATTCGGATCTGGATGTCTACGTAGCCAATGATACGACGAATAACTTTCTTTATCTTAATGATGGTGAAGGGAAGTTTCAGGAAGCCGCTCTCGTCCGGGGGGTTGCCGTCGATGACGAAGCGACGGCGAATGGAAGTATGGGGGTTGATCTCGGAGACTTCAACCAGGACGGCTTACCTGATATATGGGTGGCCAACTATGAGTCGGAAGCATTTGCCCTTTATAAGAATATAGGAAACGGACAGTTTCTCTATGCAAGTCGCGAAACGGGAGTGAGCGCAATTGGAGATATCTTTGTGGGGTTTGGTACTCAATTTGGAGATTTTGACTCAGATGGTGATGAAGATCTTGTTGTCGCCAATGGCCACGTGATTCATTTTCCAAAGCACACGACCGTTCGACAGCAGCCACTCATTCTCGAAAACCGTTCTAGTCAATTTTCCCGGCTGAAGTTTGAAGAAGCAAACTACTTAAGCCAATTGCACTATGGTCGAGGTGTTGCTATTGGAGATTTAGATAATGATGGAGATTTGGATTTGGTTTTCGCAAATTGCAATGAGAGATCAGCCATTCTAGAGAACCAATCAAAAGCTCGTTCTCAATGGGTTAAGATTCGGCTGATTGGAACAGAATCGAATCGAGATGCGATAGGTGCCCGCCTTGTGTTCCATACGGACCAAGGTGATATTTCTCGGTTTATTAAAGGGGGAGGTAGCTATTTATCACAGAGTAGCTATGTCGTGCATTGCGGGTTTCCCAAAGAAGCCAGGGTTAATGGTGTAACGATTTTCTGGCCATCTGGAAGAACGCAAACACACAGTCCAATTCAGCAAAATCACTCGTTTACTTTAATCGAGTAAACCTGTCCAGTCTTAACGATTCTCTATAAGAAATGCTGGTCCAGATTGCTCCGTTAGTGAGTTGAGTTTGGATTAGACCATAAGTGTTGATTATACGCATTATCGCTGATTACGATTTACGTAAAGAATGGTTATTAACTAATGTTAATA
This window encodes:
- a CDS encoding RNA polymerase sigma factor, which gives rise to MTSTDFPLLNDPPSDVPVRQASKERRSVRQQEAIGNQQVPQKKVNKNAQSEAHSESVIQEEHHFILQLLKRDPCAWRDFVSRYDKLIISRILSTCREFGMNPLPDLVEDCGAEVMAALFQGDMRGLRQFQGRSKLSTWLGVITRRTTLNFLRHHQQTAKKIQPNDSQFDIATIPDKPLQETHPVEADERVQIQSCMNQLKQTDRQVLVLYFDQKLSYAEIGQVLGISENAVGPKLHRAQQRLKKLVRTRNKQI
- a CDS encoding tetratricopeptide repeat protein; this translates as MGVRLTSQTENTETSSQQTKRRHTKTVLGIVCLCIIAFGLIWGKSSWIQFCQWQAERSLLDRKVDLALSWGLRAYQTDSQNADTLLILARAHRRAREIDNSIEYLKKLHQITGPSEDLKREQWLVEAQVGDINNLEQNLADLLIDPKGNAQDICETFVNSCILNYRFPEALKVLELWQADFPDDPLPHYYRGRILEHKGSWDGAEKEFISALKIAPDNVPAAYNLARVKLSQNQVDQALENYRICTQNQKGHTAALVGIARCLRMKQNIDGARLILQEAQGIPEKQRLKDFRDVGDPAHVARNAVLLELGQLELSSGNYEKAATYLEKSLELNSKDRKSRLALANAYRGLGDLEKAEQQIQIVETTQKAIKRMDECFDLLQKDSKNADLRAEIGQIFLEHISENQGIVWLKNALYYDPKHQQAKQALEKYYAEQGSEPNR
- a CDS encoding CRTAC1 family protein is translated as MSQPTDGKRAGTRRSEPATIDFVDVTDSLGVDFKYQNDEQAKHYTILESIGGGVAIWDFDLNGHEDLFFPGGGTFLKGKKIVGSPSVLFSQMSAGRFENASLNSKIAPSRFYSHGCTVADFDNDGFPDIVVTGYGGILCWHNSGDGTFEEISQQSGLIDPSWSTSAGWGDLNGDGYLDLYLAHYVDWTFENHPLCADSSGRKDVCPPRRFTGLDDRVFFSNADGTFRDATQEAGLVSNGKGLGVVLGDVDNDSDLDVYVANDTTNNFLYLNDGEGKFQEAALVRGVAVDDEATANGSMGVDLGDFNQDGLPDIWVANYESEAFALYKNIGNGQFLYASRETGVSAIGDIFVGFGTQFGDFDSDGDEDLVVANGHVIHFPKHTTVRQQPLILENRSSQFSRLKFEEANYLSQLHYGRGVAIGDLDNDGDLDLVFANCNERSAILENQSKARSQWVKIRLIGTESNRDAIGARLVFHTDQGDISRFIKGGGSYLSQSSYVVHCGFPKEARVNGVTIFWPSGRTQTHSPIQQNHSFTLIE